The following are from one region of the Quercus robur chromosome 1, dhQueRobu3.1, whole genome shotgun sequence genome:
- the LOC126722436 gene encoding AT-hook motif nuclear-localized protein 7-like, whose protein sequence is MEEDKTSTVVSESIVVNEENSNNNDDDDNNALVERVAGEEAEVEEAETELGGGDDGAVVVGDTETEELTGLELVAVKKNNTRGPPRKYDVDGGGDDMVVGPVLLPPGSSSESATKRRRGRPRGSGKLQLIASLGGSAADTAGASFTPHVVNVQTNEDIVSKIASFSQRGPRSVCILSATGIVSRVTISQPGNSGGILRYEGRFEILSLSGSYTFVEKGGANRKLGMLSVSLAKPDGRVFGGGIAGALIAAGPIQLIVGSFKQKLNKKLKRRRSIESSSSAIIPSPTDLVRFPIHMAKLTDGDDSCTTPTSSLMDPVQGGAVGVLVVRPNMNPASLHSVSPDTFQPMSDQITSPDVDASIP, encoded by the exons ATGGAGGAGGATAAGACAAGTACGGTAGTTTCTGAGTCTATAGTGGTTAACGAGGAGAACAGTAacaacaatgatgatgatgataacaaTGCACTGGTGGAAAGGGTGGCGGGTGAGGAGGCGGAGGTGGAGGAGGCAGAGACAGAGTTGGGCGGTGGAGACGACGGAGCTGTGGTGGTGGGGGACACGGAAACAGAAGAGTTGACGGGGTTGGAACTGGTGGCGGTGAAAAAGAACAATACGAGAGGACCGCCGAGAAAGTATGACGTGGATGGTGGTGGGGACGACATGGTGGTGGGACCAGTTTTACTGCCACCTGGCTCTTCGTCTGAAAGCGCAACCAAACGCCGCCGAGGAAGGCCTCGTGGTTCTGGTAAACTCCAGCTCATCGCTTCTCTCG GTGGGTCTGCTGCAGACACCGCTGGAGCAAGCTTTACCCCTCATGTAGTGAATGTACAGACCAATGAG GATATTGTTAGTAAGATAGCATCATTTTCTCAAAGGGGTCCTCGATCAGTTTGTATTCTTTCTGCTACTGGTATTGTCTCCAGAGTTACAATTAGCCAACCTGGTAATTCTGGTGGTATTTTGAGATATGAG GGTCGCTTTGAGATTTTATCTTTATCTGGATCATATACATTTGTTGAAAAGGGTGGTGCAAATCGCAAACTCGGCATGCTAAGTGTTTCCCTGGCTAAACCCGACGGCCGGGTTTTTGGTGGTGGCATTGCAGGAGCACTGATTGCAGCTGGACCTATTCAA CTCATTGTTGGCAGTTTTAAGCAAAAACTCAATAAGAAACTCAAAAGGAGGCGCTCCATTGAGTCCTCCTCATCTGCCATTATTCCTTCTCCTACTGATTTGGTAAGATTTCCCATACATATGGCTAAGTTGACTGATGGTGATGATAGTTGCACTACACCGACATCTTCACTCATGGATCCAGTTCAAGGAGGAGCAGTTGGCGTTCTTGTTGTGAGGCCAAACATGAACCCTGCTTCTCTACATAGTGTTAGTCCAGACACCTTTCAGCCAATGTCAGACCAAATAACATCCCCTGATGTCGATGCTAGTATCCCTTAG